The Ipomoea triloba cultivar NCNSP0323 chromosome 4, ASM357664v1 DNA segment AAATGTGAACATATTACGGAGAGATCATTAGAACAATCGAgaaataattgaatataattagtGTTGATGAAAATGATGGCAGGTGACAGTGACAATAACAATGATTTAGAAGAATAACAAcacatattattaattaattaattcagttTGCAAATTGCAACATACCAATATCATGTTGGATATTTGTacagtaatggagattaatggttcagatgttgaaaaatgtaatgcgcagcacacagagatgttaaaacaatagttgtaacacaagagacttgataacgcagtttgggaaaacccctattctgcgaggcacttctcaatcttgagaatttgcctaaatccactaaaagcttaatatttaaagtacatagttttgggaccagaaattacacaatagattgatcttctcctatctaatctattgtaacctaaacacatgtactactttctaggggaatttagaatcctctcaaactctcttatgcctcacaatattagctagggaattcgtgaatggtgtaatggtgagaggtcctttaaatagccaactaatcagaaccaaaacagtattggtgttattcctagtttgtttgggatttgatttctaatcttggtgtacTCCTTTTTCTGACTTGAATTGGATTTCTTTTTGCCAAACAATTGTGATCAACTTTTTGATTCAACACTCTCCCcctttgtcaaatttttggcaaaaacCTTGATTTCTCCCCCTTAGTTGATTCTCCTGTATTTCCTCTTTTGGTCCTGAATCTTCTGTTTGAGTCTTTGTGACTTCAGGTCAGTATGGTATTTTTTTTAGAGACAGAGGAAATGATTATAGTAGTACCAATTAGTGAGTAGATTCATCAGCATCAGATTTCATCATTTGTTAATGATTTGAATCATTTAGCTGCTCAGATTTCATCATTTGTTAATGATTTGAATCATTTAGCTGCTTAGAGAAGTTTCATCATTAATGATTTGAATCATTTAGCTGCTTAGAGAAGTTTCATCATTAATGATTTGAATCATTTAGCTGCTTAGAGAAGTTTCATCATTAATAGTATACATGATAGTTCATAGTATTCTGAACTTCATAGTAGCATTAATGGTACAAACATATGTTCTTATCATTCCAgcatattagaaaaaaaaaacttcatcatCAGCATATTAGCAAAAGACTTGTCTTCATCATTAGCATAATATTCAGCAAAAGATTTCATCATTAACAGATCTTCAGTAGATCAACAAAAGAGTCAGAATTGAATTTGTTTCTCCCCCTTTTTTGCTCAAAAATTTCCTTCTAgagtcttttcttcttcttgcctttcttctccttgattttcttcttgACTGTTTTTTTCACGTGTTCTTGGACCCACATAGTCAGATATTTCTTCAGTTTCTCCTTCTTTTTCCTCACTATTccatctcttttcttttcttttcttttctctctttttttttttgaactatatttAGCATAAGCCAATTTCGGATCTCAACTTTGAGAATCTGTTTCCATCTAGTGCTTTCGTAAAGATATCTGCCAATTGTTTGTCAGTACTGATATGTGTGAGAGATACGATTTCATCTTCAACTAGTTCCCTTATGAAGTGGTGTCTGATgtcaatgtgtttggttcgtgaaTGTTGAACAGGATTTTTGGAGATGTCTATTGCACTTTTGTTATCACAGTATATGGTCATTGTTGATTGGCGGATCCCATAATCTTCTAACATTTGTTTCATCCACAATAGTTGTGTACAGCAACTTCCGGCAGCGATATATTCAGCCTCTGCTGTTGATAGGGATATTGAGCTCTGTTTTTTGCTTAACCAAGACACCAAATTTGTTCCAAGTAGGAAGCATcctcctgatgtgctttttatATCATCCATATTTCCTGCCCAGTCTGCATCGCAGTATGCAGATAGGTGTTGGTTTGTGTCAAAAGAATACCATATACCTAGATCAATGgtcccttttacatatttgatgaCTCTTTTTACAGCTTTTAGATGTGTTTCCATGGGATTGGCTTGATATCTGGCACATATCCCTACCCCAAAACTTAAATCTGGTCTGCTCGCTGTTAAATAGAGTAGGCCCCCTATCATGCTTCGATACAGAGTCTGTTCCACCTTCTTCCCTTCTGGATCTTTAGAGATCCTCTCTGTTGTTGGAACAGGTGTTCTAACAACTTTGCTTTCATTCAATCCGAATCTTTTGACAAGATTTCTTGCATATTTGCTTTGTGAGACAAAGATTCCATTTTCTAATTGCTTAACCTGTAACCCAGAAAGTAGCTTAGTTCACCGACCATACTCATCTCAAATTCTCCTTCCATATCTGTAATGAATTGGTTCTTGTAGCAGCTTTGTGTTGATCCAAAAACTATATCGTCAAAGTAGATTTGTGCAATCATGATATCTTTCTTATGAGTTTTTACAAATAGTGTCTTGTCTACACTCCCTCTTTGGTAACCTTTATTCAGCAAGAATTGAGTTAATCGCTcataccaagctcgtggagcttgttttaaaccatatagtGCCTTCTTGAGCTTGTAGACATGTTCAGGATGATATGGATCTTCAAAACCTTTTGGTTGGGCTACATAGACTTCTTCTTTTAGGTACCCATTCAGAAATGCggtttttacatccatttgatacagtTTTATTTTTAGGATGCATGCTACGGCTATTAGAAGCCGTATGGACTCAATTCTAGCTACTGGTGCAAAAGTTTCTTCAAAGTCTGTTCCTTCGACTTGTGTGTAGCCTTGGGCTACTAGTCTGGCTTTGTTCCTTACTATGTTTCCTTGTTcatctgttttgtttttatagaccCATTTTGTTCCGATGATGTTGACATCTTGTCGTTTGGTGACTAATTCCCATACCCCATTTCTTTCAAACTGTTGTAATTCCTCCTGCATGGCTTCTATCCAAAATTCATCTAACAATGCTTCATTGGTGTTCTTTGGTTCGATTTTTGATGTATAGCAAAGATCTCCTTCAGACATCTTGAGGTAGTCTCTCTTTTTCCCTCTAGTCCTTATTCCATCTTCTAGATCTCCAATGATATTTTCGAGGGGGTGATTTTTCTGAGTTTTTGATTTTGGTATGAGAGgctgttttttagtttcttcatcctcatcttctGATTTGGTCTCTGTTTCTGTTTTTTCTGAAGGGGTATTCATTGATGGTGGAACTGTTGTTTCAACAATTTCTGAGTAATCATCATTATCAGTGTTTTCTTCTGAATATACATCGCTGATGGTTACATTTATGGATTCCTTCACACTATTTGTCCTGAGATTAAACACACGAAAGGCCCGACTgtttgatgagtatcctaggaAGATTCCTTGGTCACCTTTGATGTCGAATTTTCCAAAGGATTCTTTGTCTCTTAGTATGTAGCAGTTGCTACCAAATACATGTGTGTGTTTTAGATTTGGTGTCCTACCTTTCCAAATTTGGTAGGGTGTCATGTTTGTTTCTTTCCGTATGTATACTCGATTTATCAAGTAACATGCGGTGTTTACAGCCTCTGCCCAAAACTTTGGTGATATTCTTTTGTGATTTAGTAGGACCCTTGTCATTTCTTGTATGGTCCGATTTTTCCGCTCAACTACCCCATTTTGTTGCGGTGTTTTGGGAGCCGAGAATTCGTGATGGATTCCATTCTCGTCACAATATGTTTTGAATTGTGAGTTTTCAAATTCTCTTCCATGATCACTTCTTAACCGGATGATTTTTCCCACCTTTTGATCCTtttcattttgtattttgttgatGAGGATTTTGAAGGCGTTGAATGTTTCTGATTTGTCTCTGAGGAAGTTTACCCATGTATATCGTGAGAAATCATCAATGGTTACATGAACATACCGTTTTCCTCCTATGCTTTCTGTTTGAGTGGGTCCAAAGAGGTCCATATGGAGAAGTTCCATAATTCTTGAAGTGTGAATTCCTGGTGTTCTTTTGTGGCtacttcttgtcattttgttttcaagacatgcatcacattttctattttcatcaatGTCCAGTTTTGGAACACCTCGGTATGCTCCCCTTTTTAGTCCCTTTTtcatatcatgaaaatttatatgcCCCATACGTTGATGCCACAGAAGTGTTTGATTGATAGTGACTTGGTTGCAGGTTAAATGGCTATCCCATGTGTAGCATTTATCCGAGGACCTTTTTCCCATCATGACGCATTCATGTCCTTGGTTGTacactttgcaattttcttttgagaattATACCCTTAGTTCATCTTCACACAGCTAACTTATACTGATAAGGTTTGCTTTTAAGCCTTGTACCAGGAAGACTCTTGATAATCTGGGGAGACCATGGACATTTAGTGTTCCACTAGCAATGATTTGCCCCCGTTCTCCATCTCCAAAGGTTACATGTCCTTCACTTTTGTAATGGATGTCCTCTAGATTGTTTGGGTTTCCGGTCATGTGtcttgaacatccactgtcGAAGTACCAAACACTTGTTTCTTTGCTGATTTTTGAAGTATAGGTTGTGACtggtgtttgattttttctgACCCAGACTCTTTGGGCtggtttttgttcttgctttgcCCAGATTCTGTTATGGAgatcattttgtcttttgtgCTTTGCCCAGATTCTGTTATGGAgatcattttgtcttttgtagTTTGCCCAGATTCTGTTATGGAgatcattttgtcttttgtagCAGTCCCAGATTCTGTTATGGAgatcattttgtcttttgtagCAGTATGCCTTGATGTGTCCCAATCTGTGACAGTAGTAACATCTGATTCTTCTACGGTGTTGAAAGTGATGTTGTAACACTTCTCTGTTTTCGACTGCAGAATCTTTCCTTGTTGCTAAGTTTGATTGTTCTGCATTTTCAGTTAGTCTTCTTATTTCCTGTAGCAACTTGTCTTCCTCTTTTAGTGATTTCATTAACTTTTCTTGGGTTTCTTTGTGAAGaagtatttcattttccttttcacttTTAAGGAAGTGATTTTCTTGCATGAGATTTAAGTTTACTTTGATGATTTCTTCCCACTTGGCGTGCAGCTGTGTATACGAGTTTAATAGATCTTGCATGTCCTCCTTTGATTCATCATCGCCTTCATGATTTGTGAAAAAGGCCacaaaatttgtgttgttttcttcttcactaTCTGAGTCATCACTCAAGGTTGTtacatatgttttgttcttcctcCTTAGGTAATTTGGACATTCTGACTGAATATGTCCATATCCCTTGCATTCATAGCACTGTATTCCATCAAGGTTTGGATTCCCTTTCTTCTTGGAATTGACGGATTGGTTTTGTGCAAATGATGGACTCCCTTGATTATTTGAGAAACTCTTGTTCTTATTTCtgaatttgttaaatttcttgagaACTCTGTTGAAGGTTTTTGTCAACAAAGCAAtggattcttccattttttcagTATCTTCATCTAAGTTGGTGTCTTGTTTTGATTGAAGGGCTATTGCTTTGCCATTAGGCTTTTTGTTTTGCAGCATCTCAAGCTCATATGTTTTAAGGTTTCCCATTAGATCACTTAACTTGCAGGTATTGAGATCTTTGCTTTCTTGAATAGCTGTTACTTTCATCATAAATCTTTCTGGTAATGATCGCAATACCTTTTTTACTAACCTGTTTTCAGGAATGGGTTCCCCTAAGTTATAGGCTTCCCCAGCAATTTCTAGTATTCTTCCATTAAATTGTGtgatatcttcttcttcctccatcttCAGATTTTCAAACTGAGTTTGGAccatttgtagttttgattgtttgactGTTGAATTTCCTTCATGATGATCACACAATATATCCCATGCTGTTTTTGCTACATTTGTAGCAGCGATTAGTTTGAATGTTTCTTCACTCACGGCTCCGTAGATGGCATTCATAGCTTTTGAGTTATAGTCGAACTCTTTGAGTTCTTCTTCGCTCCAATCAGCACGACCTTTTGCTTTGTTATTGTCATCAAGGGGATGTTTCCATTCGTTTTCAACAGCCCTCCATACTCTTTCTCCTTGTGCTAATATGTAGATTTTCATTCTAGCTTTCCAATAAGAATAGTTTGTACCACTTAGGGCTGGTGGCCTGTTATTTGATAGTCCTTCTCTGGGAAACTCCATTAGGATCCTGCTAATAACTTAAGCagtttggctctgataccatttgaaaaatgtaatgtgcagcacacagagatgttaaaacaatagttgtaacacaagagacttgataacgcagtttgggaaaacccctattctgcgaggcacttctcaatcttgagaatttgcctaaatccactaaaagcttaatattcaaagtacatagttttgggaccagaaattacacaatagattgatcttctcctatctaatctattgtaacctaaacacatgtactactttctaggggaatttagaatcctctcaaactctcttatgcctcacaatattagctagggaattcgtgaatggtgtaatggtgagagatcctttaaatagccaactaatcagaaccaaaacagtattggtgttattcctagtttgtttgggatttgatttctaatcttggtgtactcctttttctgacttgaattggatttctttttgccaaacaattgtgatcaaccttttgattcaacactctaccatgcaagcttaaataatatttggagttgtggagtagtaaatattattgagtttggtagagatgatttttgggttatttgagaGGTCTCGAGAGGTGTTCGAGAGATCGTGCGAGAGGTCGGTTCGCGGAATCTATCTCGCAGGAGTTATGTCTCGAACATACTTTATGTGAAGCAATGTCTCGAATATATACCTTGCATATGGATTATGGTTTATGTCAAGGAATAGGGGCTTCACCTAAGGAGTTTCAGTACATGCAcatgtatattcatatatatgttttgcGTCTTATTTGCATGGTTCATGCATGCCGAAGATATTAATATATGGATATATACTTTGCATGGGTACACTTCTTCCTTTTTTATCTCTCGAAGTCATGAACACACTTTGAGTATCAACCTCTCGAATGGATAAGTTTATGTCTCGCATGAGGTGAAGTGTGGCCTTTCTGCACATCTTTGTAAATATATTACATGACATATTTGCATGGATAAAATGCATCATTTGTCAttagtatatatttatgttgCTTGTCAATTTACGTAAGAACATTATTACATATGTTGATTTCTTCTAATCCCAAAATCagttatatttgatatatatctTGGAAGTTGGTTTTGTAACTGCTATAAACTTCCAGTAACCTCTCCTATCAGTCAGATTTTATTTCTATAAAATCTAAAGGAGATACATCTGATGATGAACAGACAACTTAACTTGTTGTTTAACCTTGATATTTCACAGTCCTACAATTCTCCAGGAAATTCTTAATTGAAGCAACTTAAGAGTTTCgttatcttcttgtatcccataagattaaatCTGAAACCCTGTTGCTTTTCTGAGGgagatttaaagcttataggaaagtgattacaCGCCTGAAGATACTAGATGATCCGGTTTTGTTCCCTTGTATTTCTGTATTATTTTGTATCTCTTTTGTATTACAGATAGCAGCaacatattttttccaacataTCACTAATAACcaattcgttttttttttttagtattattgacttgttacaatgcagtatctctgttcataattactttctcaatctactgaagcgcaaagagtcaatatcgcctctacTGAAGCAGGAATCCACAACCTcctatatgggagtgcaaccttggtgccactagaccatataTTATTAAGAACACGCGaacatataaaatttgattcatATGAGAGTTAATTTTTAGGTGAGAACTGTGTCtaatagccaaagaccttgtggtctagtgatatCCGGTTTACACTCCACATATaggggagtgggttcgagcctcagtggaggcaactgttgactctttgtgcttcagtaggttgagaaaaatagctatgaacagatactacattctataacagagtcagtagtgctaaaaaaaaatacatgtgtCTAATATAGACTATTCATTTTTACGACATTCAATTCGATGGCTAGGGACCTAGGGTTAAATATCATATGAGGAAGcctgtttttttttcaagtcGGGAGGGGTATTTTGGGGTTTCCAACATGGTGTTTCCATGTACGTTTATGCAACATGATTATAGGGGGATATATTTAGAATTTGTAGGCATTTCACTAAGATTCTTTGCCGacgtttttcttcttctttttttggttgTCGAACAGGGGCTGTTTCGCCATGGCGTCAGGTTAGTATTTTCTGTTGATTTATTCTGTTTTGATGGAGTATGATTTTGGTTAGGAGGTGTACATCGTAGGATGTTGAGTTGTGTATTGATGCGTTAGGTGTAGGGCATTATGTTGTGCATTAGTTGGAGGGCGTCGACTATTGCTGGAGTTTTTTCTGCTTTTTTTATTTGTCACGGGGGATATTTGTCGAAGGTGGTGTATCGTAGGACGTTGAGACGTGCATTGGTTGGAGGGTGTCGTCTGTGACATTTGAGATGTTCATTGGTTTCGTTTTCGAGTTAGTGGCGGAGCTAGAAAAATATCACAGTTGGGGCGAAACATAAAAGGTgcagtttaaaaaataatcacttaaaaggaatatagtcataaatattgttggatatacacgaaaaataaaacacaataaaactttataaaaatattaataacaatttgtgaaacataattaatttgataaaataattcaaaatagaaaacacattataaattgaatcacttaaaatgaatatagtcataaatattgttggatatagacaaaaaataaaacacactaaaactttataaaactattaataacaatatatgaaacataattaatttgataaaataattcaaataaaaaatacattataaattacacatctaatctacacttataataagagacaataatgttagacccctaactggaactaaaaaaatgtttgtgtaatagtctgctataacatattgtactttgtgttcttcttattgtgcaatcTCCAATTAAATTCGTAATATATCCtaattctttataattttaccaaattctttccgttaaatataacggaagtttatcattaaattctttagacaatttgtttctttattgcagttttcaaacaaattggcaatattctataatacaattatatatagattcctaacttaaaattagaatattgaagtcttaataggattctataatacaattttgtatagattcctaactaaaccattattctacccaaaacaacgtTATATAAACCCAtccccttctcactggtattaCCCAAAAcaaaacctaacatattctacaa contains these protein-coding regions:
- the LOC116015845 gene encoding uncharacterized protein LOC116015845; this translates as MEFPREGLSNNRPPALSGTNYSYWKARMKIYILAQGERVWRAVENEWKHPLDDNNKAKGRADWSEEELKEFDYNSKAMNAIYGAVSEETFKLIAATNVAKTAWDILCDHHEGNSTVKQSKLQMVQTQFENLKMEEEEDITQFNGRILEIAGEAYNLGEPIPENRLVKKVLRSLPERFMMKVTAIQESKDLNTCKLSDLMGNLKTYELEMLQNKKPNGKAIALQSKQDTNLDEDTEKMEESIALLTKTFNRVLKKFNKFRNKNKSFSNNQGSPSFAQNQSVNSKKKGNPNLDGIQCYECKGYGHIQSECPNYLRRKNKTYVTTLSDDSDSEEENNTNFVAFFTNHEGDDESKEDMQDLLNSYTQLHAKWEEIIKVNLNLMQENHFLKSEKENEILLHKETQEKLMKSLKEEDKLLQEIRRLTENAEQSNLATRKDSAVENREVLQHHFQHRRRIRCYYCHRLGHIKAYCYKRQNDLHNRIWDCYKRQNDLHNRIWANYKRQNDLHNRIWAKHKRQNDLHNRIWAKQEQKPAQRVWVRKNQTPVTTYTSKISKETSVWYFDSGCSRHMTGNPNNLEDIHYKSEGHVTFGDGERGQIIASGTLNVHGLPRLSRVFLVQGLKANLISIS